One region of Armigeres subalbatus isolate Guangzhou_Male chromosome 3, GZ_Asu_2, whole genome shotgun sequence genomic DNA includes:
- the LOC134219995 gene encoding transcription factor Adf-1-like → MENPTQNKDNNNERIVAFVKEHKVLYDKSMRAYKNNNIRNKLWDQLASTLNMDVKSITTRWRSLRDRYVKEMKIADLHHRSGAEAIDEDVEQWELMEHMSFLKDHVCPRKTTSNYVDTNAASSSQHTDFHEMVEEHLEEQQQTTEAPLQTPSSTRKRKADHKMSSLLDRYIANADGKHTAFGQLVAHKLSYFSTEIANRVEAQILNVIYLLCY, encoded by the exons ATGGAAAACCCTACACAAAATAAA gaCAATAATAACGAACGTATTGTAGCATTTGTCAAAGAACACAAAGTGCTCTACGATAAAAGTATGAGAGCATATAAAAATAACAACATAAGAAATAAGTTGTGGGATCAACTTGCATCTACACTCAATATGGATG TAAAATCAATAACTACGCGATGGAGATCCTTGAGGGATCGTTACGTGAAAGAGATGAAAATAGCGGACCTACATCATAGATCAGGAGCAGAAGCCATTGACGAGGATGTAGAACAGTGGGAACTTATGGAACATATGTCTTTTCTAAAAGATCATGTTTGCCCTAGGAA AACAACGTCTAATTATGTTGATACTAATGCCGCAAGCTCAAGTCAGCATactgattttcatgaaatggtCGAAGAACATTTGGAGGAACAACAACAGACTACAGAAGCTCCTTTGCAAACACCTTCATCTACGAGGAAGCGTAAAGCAGACCATAAAATGTCTTCATTATTAGACAGATATATTGCGAATGCCGATGGAAAGCACACAGCATTCGGTCAACTTGTAGCACACAAGTTGTCATACttttcaacagaaattgcaAACAGAGTGGAAGCGCAAATATTAAATGTCATTTACCTACTCTGCTACTGA